The sequence AAGCAAGGTATTATTTTATTAGAGGCAATCTTATTCGAGTATTAAAAATTTCATAGAAACCATGACTCTTTTCGTTATGATTACTCAACACACCTCAAACCCAAGACTATTATCAATATGATTGACTAATGTGCATGTATTGATAGTTTCCTAGCATTTGACTAATGTGAAATGTGCTTTAGGCTTATACCTATTAATATTTTTATGGAAACTATATGTGATGTCATTTATTTTATGGAAATATTATGCACACAAAAAATCAGATACCAAATTAgatattatatatttgtgtataaatatatgttgtTGATTCATACACTTTTAATTTACTTTATATTTCAATATTATTATATACAAGTAATTAATTTGAGGGGTAATTTTTAATGTATATGTAAACCCTAAATCATATACCTAACATGGTTGATATAGAAATTATTGACCTGCGGTATTGAACTGGGACAATGCCGGTCTTGTACTGAGCAATTTTGAGGAATGTAGGTTTGGCCAAATCAAAGTGCTCTCGTGGAGAGTTGCACCATCCTCCATTATTACTTGCTTGATTGTAGTTTGGGGGGCAAAGGTTTGTTGCGGTTACAAAGATGGAGGATTGTCCTCTTCCTGCATTATTGCATCCTTGAGTTGAATCTGATGCACATTTGATCTCGTAGCATCCACCGCATGCTTCACCACCTTTAAACATAACTGTGCTCAATGCTGCTATCTCCATCCCATAACCGTCTTTAACCACATCCTCATACCCACAAGCTCCTcctgcaacaacaacaacaacaacaacaacaacaacaacaacaacaattgagTTATACGTATATTGTTAAGATCAAAAGAGAAATACTTCTTTGTTAAACAAATGCACatataaaaataacaaattatttcGTAGCAAATAAATGTCACATGTGTTAGATACATAATAATTTGTGTATTATTTATACTACTTAATAGTTTAAGTTTTAAGATAAATAATTTCATGACataataattatttttgctaGATAAATTTGATAATGCTACAATAATTAGGCTTATATATaatactactaatgatcatgatgTGTAAATGTTGTAATTAACTATGGATTTCTTTGATAAAATTGTATATTGATTAGTGGCAATGATTTATGGGTTATATATTAAACATACCATATGTGCCGGAACCTCCTTCATAAAAGGTAGCATGAGCTTGCATCCATTGGCCAGATACAAACTTAGGGCGTTGTTGATGATTGAAAATAGCCAATGTACTACGTCCAACTATGTTATTATGAGCTGCATAACTCCATGAATTTACGCTTGCATGTGCATCACGAATAGCAAATGTAACAAGAACGAGCAATATTATTGATGATGAGGCCATAGAGATATGGGAATAGTGATGTAGGATGATCTTGATGATGATCTTTGATTTGGTTTTCTATATTTTCTCCGAGGTTGGTGTTAGGAAATGTTGAACAAATTAATATGATTATAAATATGGGGTTTGTTTTTAAGATTGCAACTTTGTAGAACGGGTGCGAGTGCAACAACACATGAGTTTTTTACTCTTAGCCACCATTTATTCATAATATAGGAACCATCCATTTGATTTTGATATTGTCCCTTACTCCCTATTATATCAACCTCTTTTGGTTATTCTTTAATTTCTCTCCATACATGTCtttaaattattttcttttagtttaaaATATCATTATGTTATGTTATAAAGCGTTGATTCCAGCAAATATTCTCACTATCAGTTAATATTTTAACAGTCTCGTTAcacatttaatttattttgacaaCCAAGTTCAACCAAATTTAGTCAAACTCAACAAAATCCACTCCTACAACACGAGaaatcatttttttcttcttttgcgcGTCATTTTTGCCTCTTCCTCCTTATTCTATTTGTACTACTGTTGttgccttttatttttatttcttctaatCCTCTTCCTTATGTGTAAttgcatttatttttttttcttggttagctttttttcttctctttttcttacttttattcATTTTAAGAGAGTGaaacaaaaagaattatgagaaaacgAAATAAGGAGATgaggaagaaaaaaatgaaaaataagaagaaaaagcaataaagatgaggaggaggaaggaaATTTTTGAATTGTGCAGAAGTTATTAGAAAATAGTACCAAAATTTCTTAACAACATAGAAATTGCTTAATTTTGACACCAAAAGTTTGCTAAAATAACATAGAAATATCTTCTTTAATGCTACATTATTTTGCTTcatacaatttttcttttttttctgttgATCTTAGTTCTTCTTTTAGGAGTATTGCTTTTTATATTAGACTTGAATAAAAATGTCTATACTATATTAAAATCTTAATTAGTTGAATAAATATAGGTTCACACTTATGGGATGATATCTTGCCAAAAACAAAAATAGCACTGAAATTTATTATATAACGTAGGAAAATTAAGCAGAACAAGTGCAAAAATTCGAGAGAGAATGAACAGTGTCATTTATATATAAGAAAAAGGCAACGCatctaatatataaaataatacatAAATTTCTAAAGAATAACACCGAAATGTCTTTAGTTTAACAGCGAAATATCTTTACTTTAATACTAAAATTTCCAACTATATGATGTGATAGAATTAAGAACTTATTTTCTGACGACTTGAGTTGCAGATTCACAAATtttaatagaaaagaaaataagtgaAAAAATCTATATATAACGTAAAGAAATCAAGTAGAACAAAATTTTGAAAGGAAATGAACAGTGACATTTGCATATAAGAAGAGGACGACGTATCcgatataaaaaataatacataaacTTCTAAAGAATAATACCGAAATGTCTAGCTACAAGAAGTTATTGGAATAACGATTGATTTAGTGATCGGTCAGTTCTTTTATGACCAAAAAATGGTTGGTCGCTAAATTGATCGCTAAATTAGAAATTTgcaaccgatttagcgaccaCTACCAAAGCCATTCTAGTTGGTTACTAAATCAGTTGCTAAATTAGAAATTAGTGACCGAACTTAGTCACCATTATTTTTTGGTTTTAAAAAACCAAAAAGTTgcaaaaattagtcactaaatttATCGTCAACGGCCGATTTAGCAACCaaaataaaaattagtttaaaaaaTTATTGGTCGCtaagtgatgcgtgagcatcattagtgtcttttctatataatttataTGGTATTCTATTGATTTTTTAGAGATTTTTAGTAAATTATACCCTagtagatgctactttgagttttgtggCCTTTTGTtgatttcaggtagcatttggatgAAGATTTCATAGACATCTTTTCAACCAATGTTTtgtttggtgtgtgttgttctctctaagattgtaatatttggcttgtttgattctattccattgtttaatgtatgaattcatttatgtgattgaggcctttgttttgTTAAAGCTCACATACCTAAATTGGGCTTACCCTTTTATCAAACCTTGTAaacccaatgttgagcctatttaaacccttttgttctttataatagcacatcactaactctaagtcaaaaacaataaatgtccttaatttgaatctttggttaacttAGACGAGTAAAAGTGTGCATGATTTAAGTATAggaaaatttgaatctttggtaaACTTAGACGAGTGAAAGTCTGCATGATTACAAAGCCCAAACATTCACATGAAGCTAAAGGCATAAAGCACGAGATATAGATACCAGATAACAAAATATAAGTAGATTTGAGAATATAATAGTCATAAGTTGCTAGCCGCAGCCCGTGGAGTTTAGGCTGACTAGTCAATATACAGACATAACAAAGTTTGAAAGCTAAAATAGCATATATAACATCTCTCTCAAAGTTATCCTCTAAGAcgaaatataaatacaaaagtaaGAGTACTAAACAAAATgagtaaaaagacaaaaagttgatagaagatcctccgctctgtcactacCACGCAACTCTCCAAGGTGGGttatgacctgcatctgaaaaataacaacaaagtatggaatgagaaccggaggttcacGGATATAGTGTTGGGCACACTACCCAGGGATATAGCTAGTGCCATACACACTCTtgtgatccgaaaggatgtgagcaGGATActctgccacagacctcacatctccaCGTAAGCGGAATAAACCATCTGTCTTTATGCCGCTGCCGTGACCTCaacaggcgggattaacctacCATCCCTGTGAGGTGCATAACGTCTCAAACAAATCAGAAATAAACATTATATCCATATTTTCTCAGTGATCACttttaatattcataaattcATCATTATTCTTCGAGTCCCAGACTTGCCACAATATTATAAATTCACATTTCCACAGCTCATCATACTTAGTATCCATACAGTACTCTTCC is a genomic window of Arachis ipaensis cultivar K30076 chromosome B06, Araip1.1, whole genome shotgun sequence containing:
- the LOC107646933 gene encoding expansin-A9-like; this translates as MASSSIILLVLVTFAIRDAHASVNSWSYAAHNNIVGRSTLAIFNHQQRPKFVSGQWMQAHATFYEGGSGTYGGACGYEDVVKDGYGMEIAALSTVMFKGGEACGGCYEIKCASDSTQGCNNAGRGQSSIFVTATNLCPPNYNQASNNGGWCNSPREHFDLAKPTFLKIAQYKTGIVPVQYRRVPCKKWGGIRYTITGNPYFNLVKVWNVGGAGDVVGVQVKGDTKLKWIELKRNWGQKWETKAMLVGESLTFRVKASDGRYSTSWHVAPKNWQFGQTFEGKNFK